CGAGACAGACACGCAGAAGGGAAGCTGAGGTTGGAAGCTGCGCTATGAGGGATTTCAATGCGCTTTCTGGCACTTTAAGTGCAAATTCCTAACCCCTTCCCCCTTCAATATGGAAAGTCTGCCAACCTTGCTCGATGTGATTCTAATGTTTTCTCAAGCTTTGAAgaggagagaaaaagaaaaaaaaaacatttcacttgTTTTTATGACTCCTTCTTGTTTAGCTTTGTGAGCATTCAAGTGAATGTGAAATCAAAGTGGATGAGGTACCTGAATCGAAAAGCAGCGGGAAAACCAACGAGTCGTCACCCCCACCCCTAGAGCAAGTTAAAACTGCCGCCTCTTGACCCCCCAGTTTTATGTAATAGTTTTCTGAGACTTAGGGTAGCGGATATTTTTGGAGTGCTTTGTTCAGGTTAGAGTTGATCAAAGCGGGTTCGACCTTATACTGGTTTAAAATATCATGGCAAACCGAATGCATGTCACCTTTAGATCTTAAAACTTAACCAAGTGCCAATCATTAAAAGTAACGTCAATTTTCTTTGAGTTTGTAGTAATTATATAAGAGCCAtaaggacaaaattaatgttttctgaaggaaaaaaaactttacgACCagtatgttttaagaaatttaaAGCAGAAAGTCCTAAGAGCTGTTGTAACTGTAGACTACTCAAAATGtctaattttgaagaaaaataagagAGCGGGCGAACGGCACGCGTCCGCGACACTCAGAAGGCACCCTTATATTTAGTAATCCTCGCGTGTCGTGTGTCCTCTTAGTGTCGCGAGATGCGTGTATTGCGCGTGGTCTCAAGCTTTTCGCTGGAATACGACTACAGTCTATTCTAACAGTAGTCCTGTAACCATAAGCTCAAGTATTTGTGGCATCTTTTGTATATAAATGTGCCGTGTATGTGAGAATCTGTTTTTCGTACGAATAAAACAAGGAACGTAAAGTGGCTTCTGAGACTTGTTTCTGTAGTGTACACATCTGAGagcaaattaaaattcacaCTTTTCTGCAGCTGCATAAGCTCACGTGGAATCGCGATGAAATACGAAAGATTGTTTACATCAATGACAAAGCGATTATCCCATGTAAACTTTACATGGACAAAGTCATAGTGCCATTACTCTGTGATGTCCTACTGTTCGACGGGTAGCCCTCTAGGCGTTGGAGTTCTCAGTGAAGTCAAGTTGGAAAGGCTTTGAAAACTCTCTGCCTTGGTATAATATTAATACTgttcttaaggacggtgcctactaattaaagacaTTGTTTCCccagtgtgtgattatgcaggaaatgtagatcttaacaagtcctattgaaatccaaaaagaaaattgggggtaaccacgcatttttcaaagataattcatgaataatatctgtaaaaagctttaaaatacaaagcaatgtatggcattttttttctcaaattgaagcttaattatctctcaaaaatgcatggttacccccaattttctttttggatgccaagagtacttactaagatctactttctccggatagttttaaatcgcgcaaaaatatccctgtataagtaagcattggcgataggaaatccgagtatctggagatgcgcagaacgtatgcgcaataagaatagtaggcaccgtccttaaataactGAAAAAGTTAATAATGCTGTCAATCAAACAAGAACCATCACATTCTGACGATATATTTatacataattatttttattttcaaaaggcTGGAACGATTTCTCTTTCCTCCCCTAATGACAACAATCACTCgaaattttctcattttcttctaaaaaaaaTCACAGTATGCAATATATGGTTATTGCAGCAAACGCCAAGGCGAAAAATATTTGGAAATATTTGTTAATCCTCAGATAAATATCTATATAAATCTGTAAGTGTAAAATTGTGTAAGAGATAACTGTGGGATCAAGATGGGAGAAACTAGCAGGTGGGAGAGTGGAGGACGGGAACAAGTCACATTTGCTCCCCACCCCGGCTAGGAAGGTTGGTCAATCTCCCAAGTTAGGTTCTGAAATAGATTAAACTAATGTGAAGTATGATCATAATCTATGCTATTCAGTGATATCTGAGGTGCCAGAATTTTGTTACATAACAAGTTGACCGTTTGGTTAATTGATTCAATCATCCTCGGGTAAAATGGGTGAACTCACTGATTGAATATGTGAATTTCAAATTCTAAAATAGAAATATATAGCCTAAATCATTGCCAAGAACATTAATTAACTTGTGGAGCGTTGTTTTATGGATATAACTATGTCATCATGTCTATCATTTAACTGATTGTAGTCGACTAATCTAGAGCATGCTAAGCGCTTGGAGCGtttttttcttctcgttttgtttgtttcttctttaCTCTTCTCTAGGGGCGCGTTTTCTAGCCTTCTCTGCGAAGTAATAACCTTATGCTGAGggtcttttttttaatgcagaGAGGTTGGTGGGGGAGGGGCTTGCCACGAACAGCCCTGGGACAGTGAACTTCCCTGCCGAGCTTGACGAAACTTAAATGGCTTGTGAAACATGCTCTAGCTTATACTACCCAAAGTTAGTGCTATATACATGAGCGTGGCTGCTGATTTAACTCGACTAAGCGCGCGCAATTGCTGCAGCATTTCCAGTGATGGTCTTGAATATCCATATCTACAAACTGTTCTGAATTCGAAACTGCAACACACATTTCCACGACCTGTCCTATCCGGTTGGATCGAGCCAAAAGTGACAACGCATGGAAGCTTTTTGTTGCGAGTTCCAAAACAGgagacttgctttgaaaactgTTCCCAACTAAAGGGAAATGCAATTTTCGAAACAATATTGAACTCGTTATCTTAATCCTAAaatggaataagaataaacagGAGCCACTTCCTTGAGGCAACCTTTTCCCGTGAAGAGTTATTTCAAGAACTTTTTTCTATCGTCTTAGTTTCGCGGATCGGCCGAGAACATACGGCATTCGTTGTTTATATACATTTCTTGATTTGCGTAAGAGGTTCCTTGACACTCGTTCTCAAAATAAATCCACTCGGGAATAGCTGAACTCAAAGCCCAATAGCCGTCattgcagttatcagcggttttgacacataggcgaggctaatgggtcattccCATTTTATTAAACAATTACTGGATGAGattgagcatgatatcatgaattatcaaaaccgaggtctgtgttatctgccgaagccgaaggctgaggtagataacacagacacgagggtttgataattcaggatatcatgcgaaaaccgaattcaataattgttttattatacatttttcacataattcatccTCAGAAACGGAAGCGAAGtgttcagccattttgtttctgaggagaacacgccaaggggcttagtaaccaggcagacattgaacttgacatgataaatgtaatatctgcagcagatattacatttatcaagtcaagttcacaagctattgtgaattgattgaatgctctcgaccaatcagatttttcatagtgagtctgatgtataataatatattatgtgtgaagtgatatgatgtCATTTCACtgtagtgaaatgatatcatatcacttcacgggtttgaatcaaataaattgtaataatttggttggaccaatcgggttgcacgttatattatTAAAagctcgtgaataaaaacgatatcaggctcttaatatgtaataatctatatgtaTTGACACATAAGCCTCGTCTGTgcgcagctgtaaacaaaagaggcgcaactgcaataacagctatttgaGAGATAAAGGCTCCTACTTATGGGCCCCTGGaataaaaatagattacttcatagaaagtgtgccgtacggatttttattcacgagtcccaaaactttagaaacgaacgagtgagcgcagcgaacgagtgagtttctaaagttttgcaacgagtgaataaaatacGTACAAAGCagtttctatggtgtaatttgttttttatatAGATAAGACCAATTTCATGTAATGAACCTTCCAAAAAGAATTTTGTcctctttatatttcacacggtgaaatataaagaatatagaattctatttggaaggtttattacatgatattggccttatatatgtatataataaacagaagtTCATAACCTCAAAGCCTTGAAAGTGTCGATCTGCAATGGGTTGCATTTCCCTCACTTTACAATGGCAGTGATAACCGCAACACCTCTGATTGGCCTTTATTGACAGGAGCTACATTCCAAATTTGGGATGCAGAGTTTAAaaaacgacgacggcaacgggaaAGCCACgaatcaatgatatgattggttgaatgaggaaaaataatcgtgctgcaggtgggcacgctttttggtgcaattttttgacgtagtctgccaaacgcgCAGGTGAAACTTTCGAATGACGTTCTGAAGACAACGCGATCCTGCAGCAGTCGTGCCAATGAAGTGAAAGGGCACCTCGACCATTTCGTAAAAAGTGACCAACTTGGAACAATCGTAAAACAGGTAGCCTAGGGCAGGGTTCAATTGATGTTTTCGTTCCCGCAGCCGCCGTACTTTTTAATACGATCtgatagaccactttcataaatggccgTGTATTTTGTCATTCCTTTATGTCAGTAAGACATACTGGCCTGATTTTGGTTTTAAATgttcttttaaattttgcccatggcaacGAGGTTAGAAAGTCATTGACAGGAACGAATATTAAATTTGAGctccattatgaaagaggtctataggCCGAGGCCATatgagatatgacaaaactTTTGCTTATGGCCTTCTAGTGATGCAGTTCACGACGATAAATTTGGAGGTAGCTAATCGACCTCATTGCCAGGAGTACAAGTGAGAAACGCAATGAAATCGTGATCTGCATCACAAATATTCACATCACGAAGTAAAAGATAACACTAGATTGCTACGGCACTTGATAAGTTGCGATAAATAGCAAAAACCTTACATCACCACGATGTCGCAAAATGTTAAGTAGGAGCAGTTTGTTTATCCACGAGAGCCGCCTACAAGGCTGCCTGCACACCATGCGTGTCTCACACCGCATTACGTCAAATTTGCGTCACCACGGTGTCTCCGTTACACAAAGACTGCGCATCATCTTTTAAATTGTGGTTTTGGTTATGGTTTCCGTCGTCAGATGGAGGAGTAGTGCGTCTTGCAAAGGGGCTTTGGAAAAAACTTGTCAACGAACTTCGCCTTTTGGAGCCAGTGTACTGTCGGGCCTGTTTGTCCCAGATGGACACAATTAGCTTCTTGAAAGCGCGCCGATATTCGATGTTAAAGTACGCATAAATGAAAGGATTCAGAGTACTGTTGAGATTGGGCAAGATTAAAGCGGTCGTGTTGAAGATAAAGAGTCGTAATTTCGGGTCCGAAATGCTTCGCAGGGTAAGAGGATCATACTGCCTTACGGTGATCAGAATGAAAAGTGGCATCCAACACACGGTGAAAGTCATCATAACTATAGCCAGGGTTTTCGTTGCTTTGAAGTCACGCCGCACGCTTTTTTGTTTGCGCTTGTCCTCGTTGCTGCTTGTGTAAGCACTTGCGAGGAGttgcatttttgagaactgAATCCAGGCAGTGCGCAAGATCATGGTGTAACAAACCGTGAGCACAATAAGCGGGCACAGGAAAGCCACTATCATAGCCACCGTgtaaaatgttttgttgtcatttgaaCACAAACCACTTTTGCTCAACTTAACGCCCTGCTGTCCATGCCACGCAAAAATGGAAAGTGTCGAAAGAGTAGCGGCGTACAGCCACACTACGCCAATGGCCGCGAACGAACGCCATTTCGTCATCTTTCTATGATAATCGAACGGCTTGGTAATTTTTAAATATCTGTCCACTGAAATCACGGCCAAATTAGCTAAAGATGCTGCTACACAGAACATGTCCATCCAAATCCACAATTGGCAGACCCACCGTTCTTGAATCTTCAACACCGTGGAAACTATACGGAAGGGCAATACTGAGAGCGCGTAAGACAAGTCACTAACTGCCAAGGACGCAATAAACCAGTTGGTAGGGCTACGAAGTCGGCGGTCGACATAGATGGTGATGCATACCAGAGAATTTCCAAGaatggtgacgatcataaccaCAATGTAAAATACCCATAAGAAATTCTTCCAATTTTCATTATAGGGATCTTTGGTTGGGGGTGTTGCATTTGTTGCGTTATTCATGTTTGGTCTCGATGTGGATTCGATACCGACGCTGTGATATGAGTATGGCCTTTTTTTCAGTGACAGACAGTGTGCGATATTTGCTCTGTCGTTCTCAGCAATTTCCTGAGTTCTTTTCTCAGACTTCGGCCCAGTTTCTCAATTTTTCTCCGGGAATTGCCTGGAAGCAAAATTGAAACACAATCACGATACAATTCATGGAACATGAAATAAGTAGAACTAGTGTACACTTACTCAGTGATTTTGGTTTTTTAACCAATGTGATTCGTTTGCTATCTCGGAATAACTGAGCGTTGTTCATGCCCTAAGGAGTCAATAatgcgtgatccaaacaaaacaaaatggccggcgTAAACTTGCGTTTCGAGATGTCAATTAAATGGACTTTGAACAGTTTTCTTCTTCAAGTGCTGAGATCGAGTGCTGTTGAGAGCACTTCgaggctcggtaaatatcctaCCACTACTCATCTCAATTTCAAAggataattgttaattataccaTGAGAAGGTAAAGTGGAGTGTTCCCATCTATTGATTTGATGAAAAGAGATTTTACCGCAGTAAAAAGCTTCTTGTCTGGTGGTCCATCTTGTAATTCTAATAAATCGAGGAAGGAATCCAGGACCAGGCAAGCGGTAATTTTAACTAGTCGAGTCTCGAGTTCAATTGGCTGTAACCGTATTGAAGTTTTCGAGCGATTTCGTTGGTTTCAAATTGCCGATAAGGCTGAAAGGGAGTGCTAAGTGTATTTCTTAAGTGGATTTGAAAGGTTAGTCTGTTTTTCTTAAGCTTTTACGCCAGTTGGTTACAACATTCTGAATATAAATAGGAGACTTCTTTTATAAGgtctagttttgaaaaaaaaaaaagttagtaaACAATACTGTGATATGttatctttaattttttaaggAGAATGTCACAAGGACGGATGGAAACTTCCGCAGTATTAAGAGCAATTTTTTGAAACGCTTTCAAGTACCACTTTTCCGGTCGTAAACTGAGCTTGCTTGGATGTTTAAGTTGACAGCTGAGAAAACTGTTAGTTGTTAAAGCAAAGCGATGCAAAGCGAAGAGCTTTGTATTTCTCTCTTGTTTCTACGATTTGCCAAACGTCGTCGATGGATTTCTAAGTCATCCACGACAGGATTAGTCAAGAAAATCTCCTTCCTTCACAGATAATCAATGCAAAGAATCCGACAATGGATTTTCACTTTTTAATAACAGGaaaattgctttgttttaaTTTACACAAAAGTGAAATTACTTGAATTCTCTATTCTGTATTTCTCTTTTACCAGGCCCTCTGCTTGTAAATTACTGATCAACCGAACCAAGAAACGTTTTCACGCAGACTTTCCTCTATGGAGATATTTGGGCCGCGAGAAACTGAAGGCAATTAAAGTGCTCCACTTTTTTCTGCTTTTATGGTATCGTTCTTTCCACTCTAGGTTCAAcgcaattttcttttctgtcaACGAAGTATAAAAGGTTGTTGACTCATATACGCAACTCAAGTTCAAATGTTTCCATCGTAAAAAACAACTCTGAGAAACGGCACTTGGCCATTAGTGCGCTCAATCGTTTTGATCTCTCGATCGATAAAAGCTTCTAATTGTACCGAGATGATTACAAGTGAGATTTCAACAAGTTCTCAAGCATCAGCGATAGCCTCGTTGTGTGGCCATTacttgcaattttgtttttggataTGCATATATGTCTTTTCTGGTGCT
The nucleotide sequence above comes from Acropora muricata isolate sample 2 chromosome 12, ASM3666990v1, whole genome shotgun sequence. Encoded proteins:
- the LOC136892131 gene encoding D(1) dopamine receptor-like; protein product: MNNATNATPPTKDPYNENWKNFLWVFYIVVMIVTILGNSLVCITIYVDRRLRSPTNWFIASLAVSDLSYALSVLPFRIVSTVLKIQERWVCQLWIWMDMFCVAASLANLAVISVDRYLKITKPFDYHRKMTKWRSFAAIGVVWLYAATLSTLSIFAWHGQQGVKLSKSGLCSNDNKTFYTVAMIVAFLCPLIVLTVCYTMILRTAWIQFSKMQLLASAYTSSNEDKRKQKSVRRDFKATKTLAIVMMTFTVCWMPLFILITVRQYDPLTLRSISDPKLRLFIFNTTALILPNLNSTLNPFIYAYFNIEYRRAFKKLIVSIWDKQARQYTGSKRRSSLTSFFQSPFARRTTPPSDDGNHNQNHNLKDDAQSLCNGDTVVTQI